CGGCCTGTCGTCGAAGGAGTTCACCCCGGCGATGGTCAAGGCGGTCCTCGACGAGCTGAAGAAGGACCGGCCGAAGAACAACTTCACCGTCGGGATCGTGGACGACGTGACGCACCTCTCGCTCGACGACGATCCGTCGTACACGCTGCCGGCGCAGGGCGTCTTCCACGCGCTCTTCTTCGGGCTCGGCAGCGACGGCACGGTCGGGGCCAACAAGAACACGATCAAGATCATCGGCGAGGAGACGGAGAACTTCGCCCAGGGGTACTTCGTCTACGACTCCAAGAAGTCCGGCTCGATCACCGTCAGCCACCTCCGCTTCGGCATGAAGCCGATCCGCTCCGCCTACCTGCTGGACAAGGCGCAGTTCGTCGGCTGCCACCACTGGTCGTTCCTCGAGCGGTACGACGTGCTGGAGAAGGCCGTGCCCGGCGGCGTCTTCCTGCTCAACAGCCCGTACCCGGCCGAGGAGGTCTGGGACCGGCTGCCGCGCCTGCACCAGGAGCGGATCATCGCCAAGAAGCTGAAGGTCTTCGTGATCGACGCCTTCGAGGTGGCGAAGAACGCCGGCATGGGCGGGCGGGTCAACACGATCATGCAGACCTGCTTCTTCGCCATCTCCGGCGTGCTGCCGAAGGACGAGGCGATCGAGCAGATCAAGAAGTCGATCAAGAAGACCTACGGGGCGAAGGGGGACGCGATCGTCGCCCAGAACTTCCGCGCCGTGGACGTCACGCTCGAGCACCTGCACGAGCTCAAGGTCCCGGACCGCGCGACGAGCACGATCGAGCAGCCGCCGGTCGTCCCGGACGACGCGCCGGAGTTCGTGAAGAAGGTCACGGCGGCGATCATCAAGGGCGAAGGGGACGCGCTGCCGGTCTCGGCGCTGCCGGCCGACGGCACCTTCCCGGCCGACACCGCGCGCTACGAGAAGCGGAACATCGCGCTGGAGATCCCGGTCTGGGATCCCGAGACCTGCATCCAGTGCAACAAGTGCTCGCTGGTCTGCCCGCACGCCGCGATTCGCGCCAAGGTCTACCCGCCGGAGGCGCTCGCCGCCGCGCCGGCGACGTTCAAGTCGGTCAACTACAAGGCGAAGGACTTCCCGGGGGCGAAGTTCACGATCCAGGTCGCGCCCGAGGACTGCACCGGCTGCGGCCTCTGCGTCCACTTCTGCCCGGCCAAGAACAAGCAGGAGCCGAAGCTCCGCGCGATCAACATGGCCCCGCAGCTCCCGCTGCGCGCGACGGAGAAGCCCTGCTTCGAGTTCTTCCTCGGGCTGCCCGACCCGGACCGCACGGCGGTGCGGATCGACACCGTCAAGGGCTCGCAGTTCCTGCAGCCGCTGTTCGAGTTCAGCGGCGCCTGCGCCGGCTGCGGCGAGACGCCGTACGTCAAGCTCCTCAGCCAGTTGTTCGGCGATCGGGCGATGGTCGCCAACGCGACCGGCTGCTCGTCGATCTACGGCGGCAACCTGCCGACGACGCCGTGGGCGCGGAACAAGGAAGGGCGCGGCCCGGCCTGGGCCAACTCGCTCTTCGAGGACAACGCCGAGTTCGGCCTCGGCTTCCGCCTGACGGTGGACCAGCTCGAGAAGCAGGCCAAGGAACTGGTCCGCGCGCTCGCGCCGCGCCTCCCCGAGACGCTCGTCTCCGGGCTGCTCGACGCGCCGCAGAAGACCGAGGCCGAGCTGCGCGCCCAGCGGGAGCGGGTCGCCGAGCTGCGGGGGCTGCTCGCGGGGATGAAGGAGCCCGAGGCGGCGCGCCTCGCCGGCGTCAGCGACGCGCTCTGCCGCCGGAGCGTCTGGATCGTCGGCGGCGACGGCTGGGCCTACGACATCGGCTACGGCGGGCTGGACCACGTCCTCGCCTCCGGGCGGGACGTCAACGTCCTCGTCCTCGACACCGAGGTCTACTCCAACACCGGCGGCCAGATGTCGAAGTCCACGCCGATGGGCGCGGTGGCCAAGTTCGCCGCCGCCGGCCGCCCGCGGCCGAAGAAGGACCTCGGCCTGATGGCGATGGCCTACGGCGACGTCTACGTCGCGCAGGTTGCGATGGGCGCCGACGACCCGCAGACGGTCAAGGCGTTCGTCGAGGCCGAGGCCCATCCGGGCCCGTCCCTGATCATCGCCTACTCCCACTGCATCGCGCACGGCATCAACATGCGCACCGGCACCGACAACCAAAAGGCCGCCGTGGCGTCCGGCCACTGGCTGCTCTACCGCTTCGATCCCGCCCGCGCCGAGAAGGGCGAGGCGCCGCTCTCGATCGACTCCCGGCCGGCCTCGATCCCCCTCGCCGACTACACCGGCATGGAGGCGCGCTACAAGATGCTGATGAAGGCGCAGCCGGAGCGGGCCAAGGAGCTGCTGGCCGAGGCCCAGCGGAACGTCGCCGCCAAGCGCGCGTACTACGAACAGCTTGCCGCGAAGGCCGCCGGACCGTCTATTTGAGCCTGACCCGACGGAGGGAAGCGACGATGGACTTGACCACGACGTACATGGGGCTGCGGCTGAAGAGTCCGCTCGTCCCGTCGGCCTCGCCGTTGTCGCGCGAGGTGCCGCAGGTCCGGCTGCTCGAGGACGCCGGCGCCGGGGCGATCGTCCTTCACTCGCTGTTCGAGGAACAGCTCGAGTTCGAGACCAAGGAACTCGACCACTTCATGGAGTACGGCGCCGAGAGCTACGCGGAGGCGGTGTCGTACTTCCCCGACCCCGGCGACTTCCACCGCGGGCCCGAGGAATACCTCGAGCACGTCCGGCGCACCAAGGAAGCGGTCGAGATGCCGGTGATCGCCAGCCTCAACGCCGCTTCCCCCGGCGGAT
This genomic window from bacterium contains:
- the nifJ gene encoding pyruvate:ferredoxin (flavodoxin) oxidoreductase, with amino-acid sequence MEREVKTIDGNEAAASVAHRVNEVIAIYPITPSSPMGEFSDAWSSDGRKNIWGTVPSVYEMQSEGGAAGAVHGALQSGALTTTFTSSQGLLLMIPNMFKIAGELTPTVFHVAARALAAHALSIFGDHADVMAARPAGWAMLCASSVQETHDFAAIATAATLEARVPFIHFFDGFRTSHEVMKINCLGDDDLRALIDEKAVAAHRARGLSPENPVIRGTAQNPDVYFQGREAANPYYAATPETVQRVMDRFAAVVGRRYKLFDYVGAADAERVLVVMGSGAETAEESVEDLSAKGEKVGVVKVRLFRPFSAAGLIAALPKSVKKIAVLDRCKEPGGAGEPLYLDVVGVLAQAAMRGGLPFALPNVVGGRYGLSSKEFTPAMVKAVLDELKKDRPKNNFTVGIVDDVTHLSLDDDPSYTLPAQGVFHALFFGLGSDGTVGANKNTIKIIGEETENFAQGYFVYDSKKSGSITVSHLRFGMKPIRSAYLLDKAQFVGCHHWSFLERYDVLEKAVPGGVFLLNSPYPAEEVWDRLPRLHQERIIAKKLKVFVIDAFEVAKNAGMGGRVNTIMQTCFFAISGVLPKDEAIEQIKKSIKKTYGAKGDAIVAQNFRAVDVTLEHLHELKVPDRATSTIEQPPVVPDDAPEFVKKVTAAIIKGEGDALPVSALPADGTFPADTARYEKRNIALEIPVWDPETCIQCNKCSLVCPHAAIRAKVYPPEALAAAPATFKSVNYKAKDFPGAKFTIQVAPEDCTGCGLCVHFCPAKNKQEPKLRAINMAPQLPLRATEKPCFEFFLGLPDPDRTAVRIDTVKGSQFLQPLFEFSGACAGCGETPYVKLLSQLFGDRAMVANATGCSSIYGGNLPTTPWARNKEGRGPAWANSLFEDNAEFGLGFRLTVDQLEKQAKELVRALAPRLPETLVSGLLDAPQKTEAELRAQRERVAELRGLLAGMKEPEAARLAGVSDALCRRSVWIVGGDGWAYDIGYGGLDHVLASGRDVNVLVLDTEVYSNTGGQMSKSTPMGAVAKFAAAGRPRPKKDLGLMAMAYGDVYVAQVAMGADDPQTVKAFVEAEAHPGPSLIIAYSHCIAHGINMRTGTDNQKAAVASGHWLLYRFDPARAEKGEAPLSIDSRPASIPLADYTGMEARYKMLMKAQPERAKELLAEAQRNVAAKRAYYEQLAAKAAGPSI